The Kiloniellales bacterium genome contains the following window.
ACTAACATATTCAGCATGTTGTTCTCGTATTAGGCGCATAACATCATGGTTTATTGACGCTTTACGCGATTAGCGGAATAGATCCCTAATAGGGGCAATCCGGCCGTCCGCAGCTCGATTGGGCCCGCGCCGCCACGAAGGCTTCGCAGACCGGGCAGCGAACCATCTCCTCGGCCTCCTTGCGCTCGGCCTTGCCGCCGTCGCCGCCCCCTTTGACCGGACGCCGCTGGGACTTCACAGACCGGTCCAGCTGACGTGCCTCCTGGAGCCGCGAAACCAGCTTGAAACCGTACCAGACGGCACCGACCAGGGCGGCCAGCAACAGGAGTTTCTGGAGCGAGAACATGGCGTCTTGTATGGCGCGGTCCCGGGGCCGTCAAGGCGAGCGGGCTGCTGGGACCCGGTCTACCCTAGAGCAGATCCGGGTTTGATTGAATCGCTAGAAGCGATTCATCAAACCCGGTGAATCTGCTCTAACTCAATGATGTAGATCGGATTCACATGTTTAGACGGAAGCAGGACCTGCTTCCGTCTAAACATGATCCGATCTAGAGGCCGAAGCGGGCCCAGAGCGCCCGCTCCTCCACAGCCGCGATCAGGCCTTCCGCCCAGGCCGCGGAGACCGGCCGTCCGCCCGTTGCCCCGGCTGCGGAGAAAGGCAGGCGCAGCCGCCACCAGCGTTGACGGTCCTCGACCTTGCGCAGGCGCAGCTTCTCGCCGTAGCGCTCGCGCAGCACCCGGCGCATCTCGCCGACGCCGTCGGCGAGTCCCAGTTCCACGGCCTTGCGGCCGGTCCAGACGTCGCCCGAGAAGAGCGTCTTATCGCCGCCCTTCAGGCGTTCGCTCCGACGCTGGCGGACCATCTCTTTGAAGCTCTCGTGGATGTCCTGGTGGATCGCCTTGAGCCGGGCGACGTCCTTCGGGTCCTCTTCCCTGAAGGGATCGAGCATGGACTTGCGCTCGCCCGCCGTGTGGACCCGCCGCTCGACCCCGATCTGCTCCATCATCTTGGTGAACCCGAAGCTGGCGGAGATCACCCCGATCGAGCCGACGATGCTGCTCTCGTTGACGTAGATCTCATCGGCCGCGCAGGCCAGCCAGTAGCCGCCGGAGGCCGCGATGTCCTCGGCGAAGGCGATCACCGGCACCTCGTGCTCGGCCGAGAGGTCCCGGATCCGTTCCGCGATCAGCGCCGACTGCACCGGCGAGCCGCCTGGCGAGTTGACCCGGAGCGCCACGGCCCGGATCCGGGGCATCTTGAAGGCCCGTTCCAGCGGGTCGGCCAGTGCCGCGAGGGAGAGACCGCCGCGCATGGGGCCCATCCCGCCGATCACGCCGGTGAGCGCGACCACGGCGACCTGGGGCGGAGGGTTCTTGAATCGGCTGAGCGGAAGCTTGGCCAGGAGCGCGTAGAAATCCATAGCCAGCTAAATGGGGCCGCGCGGCAGGCTTGCCAACACCCCACGCCGACGGAGATCCGGATCGAAGGCCGCCGGCCTCGGGCGCTACCAGACGAGCGGGGCGGCCTCCCGCAGGACCGCCTCCGCGGCCGCCGTATAGGCGCCGTCGCCCCGGTGCAGGACGAGGCCGCAGCTCACGCCTCCGGGCGCCGCGACCCCCTTGCGGGCGGCGACGATAATGCGCTTCGCGGGCCGGCCCTCGGCTGGCCAGAGTGGAAACAGCCGGATGCCCCCGAAGGCGGGGGCGAGCCCCGCGAGGAGGTCGGCCAGCCGGTCGGCGCGGTAGATCACGTTGAGTGTCCCCTTGGGCCTGAGCCATTGCCGCGCGGCGGCCAGCCAGTGCGCCAGCCCGGTCTCGCCCTCGCGCTGCGCCAGGTCGCGCGACGCCAGCTTCGAGGGACGTCCCGAGGCGCAACCCAGGTAGGGCGGGTTCATCAGGACCCGGTCGAAACCCTCGGGCGGAAAGTGATCCGCCGCTTCGCGCAGGTCGCCCTCGACCACCTCGAACCGGCCTGCAAACCCGTTCTCCTCGGCGTTGGCGCGGGCCAGAGCCGCCAGTGCCCCCTGCACCTCCAGGCCCGCGACCCGTACCTCGGGCTCGCGGGCCAGAAGGCAGAGGGCCGCGGCGCCGACGCCACAGCCGAGATCGAGCAGGCTTTCCCCTGCGCCTGCCTCGACCGACGCAGCCAGCAGCACCGGATCGATGGCCGCCCGGTAGCCGCGCGCCGGCTGGCGAAGGCGGACCCGCCCGTCCAGAAGAAAGTCCAGGGTCGTCGCGCCGGGGGATCCGGCGGCGGCGGGCTGGGTGCGTGGCGTCATGCCGGGTCGAGCTCGCCGGCCTCGACAAGGAGTCGTTTCGCGCGAAGGTAGTCGTCGTCCATGACGGCGAGGCGCCGCGGGATCGCCCCCGCAGAGCCCTCCAGGATCGAGGTGTTGGCGTCGAGCACAACCGCTTCGATACCGGAGTCCGCCAACAGCGCCGTGAGCCAGGACAGCTTCACGATGTCGTTGGTGCGCAACAGCTCCTTCATCGCCCTGCCCCTATTGAACCCCTCGGCTAACAGTCTCGTAACAAGGTCGTTGTGATCGTGCTCGGGTTGGGCGGGATCGCCAGGGTTGGCCGCGATCGAGACGGCGGCGGCAAGAGCCGGCCCCGAGCTTCACCGAGGCAGGCTTGACGCAACAGCCCAGGCACCTATTCTGGCCGGCAGTCCGCCGGGCCAAGACAAGGAAGATAAACGCAGGCCAGCCCGGAAGGAAAGGTGGGAAGGTCGAAAGTGGCACTGGTCGCCGACTACAAGCGGGAGAATGCGGCTTCTCCGGAGAACGGCTTGCAGCGCCTGACAGCCCTGGTGCAACAGGATCTGCAACGGGTCAACGCGCTCATCCTCGATCACATGCAATCCGAAGTGGTGCTGATCCCGCAGCTCGCCGGCCACATCATCGCGGCCGGCGGCAAGCGCCTGCGGCCGTTGTTGACATTGGCGTCGGCGCAGCTCTGCGGCTACGAAGGGCCCCGGCACCTGGCCCTGGCAGCCTGCGTCGAGTTCATCCACACGGCGACCCTGCTGCACGACGACGTGATCGACGAGAGCGACCTGCGCCGCGGATTGGCGACCGCGAACGCGGTCTGGGGTAACAAGTCCAGCGTCCTCGTTGGCGACTTCCTTTTCAGCCGGGCTTTTCAGCTCATGGTTGCAGACGGCTCGCTCAAGGTGCTGCGCATCCTGTCCGATGCCTCGGCGATCATCGCCGAGGGCGAGGTCATGCAGCTGACCACCTCGAACGATACCGCCACTACCGAAGACAGCTACATGAAGGTGATCAGCGCCAAGACCGCGGCGCTCTTCGCCGCCGCCTGCGAGATCGGGGCCGTGGTCGCCGACCGCCCGGAGGCCGAGGAACGGGCGCTCGAGGTCTTCGGACACAGCTTCGGGGTCGCCTTCCAGTTGGTCGACGACGTGCTGGACTACTCCGCCCGCCAGGCGCTGCTCGGCAAGTCGATCGGCGACGACTTCCGCGAAGGCAAGATCACCCTGCCGGTGATCCTGGCCTACCAGCGCGGGACCGAGCGCGAGAAGCACTTCTGGCGGCGCTGCATGGAAGACCTGCAGCAGGACGAGGCTGACCTCGAGCAGGCGATCGACATCATGACCCGGCACGGCTGCCTGGAAGAGTGCATCGGGCGCGCCCGCTCCTTTGGCGCGGCGGCCCACAAGGCGCTCGAGATCTTCCCCGACTCAACCCCGCGCCAGGCCCTGGCCGACGTGGTCGATTTCGGCCTCAGCCGGGTCTACTGAGCTGCGTCCGGCCGGTCTCGGCGCGCGCTAATTCCCGAACAGCTTCTTCAGCGCGTCACCGGCGTCCTTGAGGGTGTCCTTGGCCGCGTCCGTGCCGCCGCCTTCGCCCGTTAACGGAGACGTCAGGCCCTCGACCGTGCCCTTCAAAGTGTCGGCCGGCTTGCCGATCAGGGCGACAATGTCGGGCCGGTAGGTGATCGCATGCCAGGGCCCCTCGGCGATGACGGGAACCGCCAGGCCCCTGGCCGCGAGGTCGCCGCCCTGGCCTTTCAGGTCGGTCACCGCCTTGGGCTCGATGCGGTACTTGAGCGTGCGCGCCGGCAGGTTGACGCGGCCCTCGCCGGTCACCCGGATCAGCGGATTGAGCAGCTTCAGGTCGTCGTTGTTGAGCACGCCCTTGGCGATCCGGAAGGTGCCGGAGAGCTCGGCGAAATCTGTCTTCTGGGCCTTGTCCGCGGCGAGAAAGGCGGACTCGATGTTGCGGATCATGGCGGCCAGGTTGACACCCTTGATCGCGCCGTCGCGGAACTCGATCCCACCCCGACCGCCGAGCGCGGCGACCATGGCGCGCTGGCTCCCGCCCCGGGTCTCGAGCGCGAAGTCGAAGCCGCCGGTGCCCTCCAGCCGGTCGAAGCCGGCGGCGTCGCGCAGCAGGGGCTCCAGTGTGACGCCCGTCAGTGCCAGGCGATTCTCGACGGACGGGACCGCGCCGCTGCCGTCGACGACGAAGCGTCCCTCGCCGCTACCGTTGTAGAGATTGAGCTCCTTCAGGTCGGCAACCAGCCGGCCATTCTCAAGCTTCGCGTCGAGAACGCTGCGTCCGACCTTGATGTCGCGCACCCGGATTCCGCCGACCTCCAGAGCGAAATCGGCGTCAACCGCCTTTAGCGCGCTTAGGTCGATCGGCTCGTTGCTCCAGGTGCCGGCTTTGGCCGCCTTGGGCTGGGCGCCGCCTGACTGGCCCTGGCCCGCAGCGGGGGCGGCCCCGCCGGTTCCCGGAGCGGCCTTGGCCTCGGTCTTCTCGGCCGGCATGTAGGGGTTGAGGTCCAGCAGGTCGATGGCGAGCGCGCCGGACAGGCTGGGTCTCGGCCCGCCGAGCGCCGCGGCGAGACGGCCCGTCGCGGTCATGGCGTCGAGCCTGATCGTGGCCTCCTCGAAGGCGTAGGTCTGGCCCTCGACCGCCACGCGCCCGGTGATCGCGAGCGGGCCCAGGCCGCTGCCACCCTGCTCGATGGGCTTGGCGGCCCAGGCCGCGAGCTCCCTGAGCGAGGGCACGTCGAGATCGACCCGCCCCTCCGCGTCAACCGCGGGCAACACGGCGAGGTCGCCTTCGAAGCCGAGCGAGAGCGGCCGGCCCCGCAGGTTGAGCGCGACCTTGGCGGCCGCGCCCTCCGAGAGAGCGCGCAGGTTGTCGGCGTCGAGGCGCAGGGCGATCTCCTCGCCGCGCCAGGTCGCTCTTCCTTCGGCAGTCAAGGGCTCATCGAAGGCTTCGAGCGCCAGGGAGAGCCCGATGTCCGAGACCTCGTGGCGTTGGCCGCGCGCCGCGTCGGCGTAGGTCAGAAGACCGCGCTCGATGCGCACGTCGCCGAGGCGAAGCCCGGCGATGCCCGCGGCCCGCTTCGGTTTCTCCGACGGCTCGGCCGGCTCGGGGACGGGCTGCGCACTCGGCTCGCCGCCCTCGGCGCCGTCGCTCGGCGCGGGTGCGGCTGGGGTGAAAGCCCAGTTCGGCGTGCCGCTCTCGTCTACCTCCAGGTGGATCGCCGGCTCGACCAGCACGAAGCTGTCGACCGCGACCTCCCGCGAGAACAGGAGCGACAGGACGTCCAGGCGGATCAGCAGGCGCTGCACCGTGGCGAGGTGCTCGCGGTCGGACCCGGACGGATTCGCCAGGGCAACCTCGGCAGCATCGATCTCGACGCGCGGAAAGACCGAGAGCGACAGGTCGCCGATCGAGAGTTCGCGGCCGGTCGCCTCCTGGGCGGCCTCGGCGATGCGGCCCTTCACCGGTTCCATGGGCACGAAAAAGGGAACGGCGGCGAGGCCGGCCACCAAGAGAAGCACCAGGACGCCGACGATGATCGCCAGTTTCTTCATGCCTAGACCTTTCCCCTTTTCTCGGGCGCGCAAGTAGCGGCCTCATCACTTACGTGGTGAGCCGAAGGTTGATCCGTCAAGGCCCCCGGGAGCTTGTCGGGATCAGCGTCCGACCAGGATCTCGACCCGCCGGTTGCCGGCCTGGTCGACCCCGTCGCCGGTGGGGTCGGCCAGATCGGCCTCGCCGAAGGCCTCGGCCCGGATCGCGCTGGGCGCGACACCGCCGGCGATCATGGCCGCCGCGACGGCGTCGGCGCGGCGCTCCGACAAGCGGACATTGGCCGCCGGGTCGCCGACCGTGTCGGTGCCGGCGATCAGGAGAATCCGGCCGCGCTCCAGCTTGGCGAGGGCTGCCTTCGCCTCCTTCAGAACCACCTCGGCGGCGGAGTCCAGCTCCGCGCTGCCGCTGGCGAAGTAGACCACGAAGCGCTCGCCTTCGGCCTGCCCGGCGGGCGCCGGAGCCTGGGCGAGCAGCGGGGCGGCCGCCCGCGCGGTTTGCGGCCCCGCGTGCGACGGCGCGACGGTGACGCCAGCCAATCCGGCGATAATGGCGAAACACCCGGTCAAGACGCGCTTCATCGATAGCCCTCTCGTCGGACCGACTCGGCTCGGTCCCCTGAGAAATTTCGCTATCATGGGATGGAGGATCGCATCAATATGCAACGCCTGGACGATCGTCCTCGCCGCCGCGAGATCGGGCTGCGGCCCGGCCGGAAAGGCCCACCAGCGGTAAGGCATTGTCAACGGCTGGGTGAAACACTCGTATTCTGAATATCTTGCGGTCTTGTGACCGGCCTCGGCACCTTCGGCCCGGCCGGGCTTGGAAAGGATAGGCGATGACCCAGGTTTTCCGCCGGACTGGTGCCTTCAGCCGGCTGTTTCTGCTGATCGCGCTGCCGGCTCTGGTGCTGCTGGCGCCGCTGCGCCCGGACGCCGCCGCCACGGACCTGCCCTACGGCCAGGGCCTGCTCTGGCGCGTCGACGTCCCCGGCAGCGCGCCGAGCTACCTCTTCGGGACCATGCACTCGGCCGCGAGCGACGTTGTCGCCCTGCCGGAGCCGGTGAAGACCTCCCTCGACACCTCCAAGTCCGTGATCCTCGAGATCGTGATGAACCCGCAGGTGCAGATGGCCCTGGCTCAGTCCATGCTGTTCTTCGACGGACGCTCGCTGGGCCAAGTCGCCGGCGCGGAGCGTCTGGACCGCCTGGTCGCCGCCGGCGCGCGCTACGGCATGGCGCGGGAACAGATCCAGCTGTTCAAGCCCTGGGCCCTGGTGCTGTTCTTCAGCCTGCCGCCGTCCGAGTTCCAGCGCCAGAGCGCCGGAGGCAAGCCGCTCGACCAGATCATCCAGGATACCGCCAAGCGCCAGGGCAAGGCGGTCCACGGCCTGGAGACGGTTGAGGAGCAGATCTTGGTGTTCTCCGGTCTGGCCGAGGCGGACCAGCTTGAGCTGCTCGACCTGACCGTCGCCTCTCACGACCAGATCGAGCCGATCTTCGAAGAGATGAAAGCGGCCTACCTGGCGCGGGACCTGAACCGGCTCTTCGACCTCAAGGAGGCGATGATGACGGACGAGGTGCCCCTGGTGCGCGAGGTGTTCGACGAGCGGATGCTCTACAGC
Protein-coding sequences here:
- a CDS encoding S49 family peptidase, whose product is MDFYALLAKLPLSRFKNPPPQVAVVALTGVIGGMGPMRGGLSLAALADPLERAFKMPRIRAVALRVNSPGGSPVQSALIAERIRDLSAEHEVPVIAFAEDIAASGGYWLACAADEIYVNESSIVGSIGVISASFGFTKMMEQIGVERRVHTAGERKSMLDPFREEDPKDVARLKAIHQDIHESFKEMVRQRRSERLKGGDKTLFSGDVWTGRKAVELGLADGVGEMRRVLRERYGEKLRLRKVEDRQRWWRLRLPFSAAGATGGRPVSAAWAEGLIAAVEERALWARFGL
- a CDS encoding methyltransferase, which gives rise to MTPRTQPAAAGSPGATTLDFLLDGRVRLRQPARGYRAAIDPVLLAASVEAGAGESLLDLGCGVGAAALCLLAREPEVRVAGLEVQGALAALARANAEENGFAGRFEVVEGDLREAADHFPPEGFDRVLMNPPYLGCASGRPSKLASRDLAQREGETGLAHWLAAARQWLRPKGTLNVIYRADRLADLLAGLAPAFGGIRLFPLWPAEGRPAKRIIVAARKGVAAPGGVSCGLVLHRGDGAYTAAAEAVLREAAPLVW
- a CDS encoding DUF2007 domain-containing protein — encoded protein: MKELLRTNDIVKLSWLTALLADSGIEAVVLDANTSILEGSAGAIPRRLAVMDDDYLRAKRLLVEAGELDPA
- a CDS encoding polyprenyl synthetase family protein, which codes for MVADYKRENAASPENGLQRLTALVQQDLQRVNALILDHMQSEVVLIPQLAGHIIAAGGKRLRPLLTLASAQLCGYEGPRHLALAACVEFIHTATLLHDDVIDESDLRRGLATANAVWGNKSSVLVGDFLFSRAFQLMVADGSLKVLRILSDASAIIAEGEVMQLTTSNDTATTEDSYMKVISAKTAALFAAACEIGAVVADRPEAEERALEVFGHSFGVAFQLVDDVLDYSARQALLGKSIGDDFREGKITLPVILAYQRGTEREKHFWRRCMEDLQQDEADLEQAIDIMTRHGCLEECIGRARSFGAAAHKALEIFPDSTPRQALADVVDFGLSRVY
- a CDS encoding AsmA family protein, producing the protein MKKLAIIVGVLVLLLVAGLAAVPFFVPMEPVKGRIAEAAQEATGRELSIGDLSLSVFPRVEIDAAEVALANPSGSDREHLATVQRLLIRLDVLSLLFSREVAVDSFVLVEPAIHLEVDESGTPNWAFTPAAPAPSDGAEGGEPSAQPVPEPAEPSEKPKRAAGIAGLRLGDVRIERGLLTYADAARGQRHEVSDIGLSLALEAFDEPLTAEGRATWRGEEIALRLDADNLRALSEGAAAKVALNLRGRPLSLGFEGDLAVLPAVDAEGRVDLDVPSLRELAAWAAKPIEQGGSGLGPLAITGRVAVEGQTYAFEEATIRLDAMTATGRLAAALGGPRPSLSGALAIDLLDLNPYMPAEKTEAKAAPGTGGAAPAAGQGQSGGAQPKAAKAGTWSNEPIDLSALKAVDADFALEVGGIRVRDIKVGRSVLDAKLENGRLVADLKELNLYNGSGEGRFVVDGSGAVPSVENRLALTGVTLEPLLRDAAGFDRLEGTGGFDFALETRGGSQRAMVAALGGRGGIEFRDGAIKGVNLAAMIRNIESAFLAADKAQKTDFAELSGTFRIAKGVLNNDDLKLLNPLIRVTGEGRVNLPARTLKYRIEPKAVTDLKGQGGDLAARGLAVPVIAEGPWHAITYRPDIVALIGKPADTLKGTVEGLTSPLTGEGGGTDAAKDTLKDAGDALKKLFGN
- a CDS encoding OmpA family protein; translation: MKRVLTGCFAIIAGLAGVTVAPSHAGPQTARAAAPLLAQAPAPAGQAEGERFVVYFASGSAELDSAAEVVLKEAKAALAKLERGRILLIAGTDTVGDPAANVRLSERRADAVAAAMIAGGVAPSAIRAEAFGEADLADPTGDGVDQAGNRRVEILVGR
- a CDS encoding TraB/GumN family protein; its protein translation is MTQVFRRTGAFSRLFLLIALPALVLLAPLRPDAAATDLPYGQGLLWRVDVPGSAPSYLFGTMHSAASDVVALPEPVKTSLDTSKSVILEIVMNPQVQMALAQSMLFFDGRSLGQVAGAERLDRLVAAGARYGMAREQIQLFKPWALVLFFSLPPSEFQRQSAGGKPLDQIIQDTAKRQGKAVHGLETVEEQILVFSGLAEADQLELLDLTVASHDQIEPIFEEMKAAYLARDLNRLFDLKEAMMTDEVPLVREVFDERMLYSRNENMAARLPQRLDAGGAFVAVGALHLPGERGVLKLLEKRGYKLTRVY